The following is a genomic window from Butyricimonas faecihominis.
CTGGGGATTTTTGATAATCGCATAAGCTTGAGTGCTGACGTGTATTGGAGAAAGGGATTTGACTTGATTGGTAACGTGCGGACTTCGGGAATTGGAGGGCAACAGACGAAGAAGGCCAATTATGCAAATATGAAATCTAATGGTGTCGAGTTTACTTTAAACACGAAAAATCTGGTTTATTCCAATTTTAGCTGGACAACGAACTGGACGTTTGCTTTCAACAAGAACAAGATCACGAAACTGGAATCTCGTCCGCGGGTGATCGATCTGGTGCAGGCAGAAGGAGCCCCTTTGAAGGGGTATCCCGTGAGAGGTATTTTCTCTATTCCTTTTTTAGGATTGAACGCGGAAGGTATGCCAATATTGATGGATGCTGACGGGCAACCTTGTACGGGAGATATTGATTTTCAAGAGACGATTAACTTGGGATTCTTGAAATATGAAGGACCGGTTGATCCGAAAATTACCGGAGGTTTTGAGAATACCTTCAAATACCGGAACTGGACGTTCAGTTTCTTTATCAATTACCAATTTGGCAACAAGGTGCGGTTGTACGATTATTTCAAGAGCGAGTATTCTGATATGACCGTGATGCCGAAAGAATTTGATGATCGTTGGGTGTTATCGGGCGATGAGACGAAAACGAATATCCCGGTTATTCTTTCCCAACGTCAGGAGCAACGTCCGAAGAATGAATATAAAGAGGCTTACAATGCTTATAATTTTTCCACGGAGCGAATTGCTGACGGTTCGTTTATCCGATTGAAAGACATTAGTTTGACATACAAACTTCCGGATCGATGGATGAAGACGATCGGTTTGGGATCTGCCTCTTTGAAATGTATTGCTTCCAACGTGGCCTTGTTGTATAGAGACAAGAAGTTACACGGTCAGGATCCGGAGTTTTTCCGTTCCGGCGGTGTGGCGATGCCAGTGCCGAGACAAATTACCTTCTCTTTGCGGGTAGGGTTCTAACAAAAGTTTGATGAATGAATTAAATCGAATATATATGAAGACAAATATATTAACAGGCGGTCTGATGATGATGTTGGCAGCATCGTGTAACTCGTTTCTGGACGTTGTACCCGACAACCGGACGTTGTTGGACTCTCCCGATGCGGTGAAAGAAGTTCTGGTATCGGCTTATCCCCAAGCTCATTATTACCATATATGTGAGGTGATGAGCGATAATGCGCAGGAGAGAAAGGTGAGTAGCACGCATAGCCGTGCGACGTTGAATAAACAGATGTATTACTGGGATGACGGAACGGAAACATCACAGGATAATCCCGTGTACGTGTGGACGAATTATTATGAGGCAATCGCCGCATCCAATATGGCGCTGGAGGCGATAGAAGAGGCCGGGGACACGGATGAATATTCTACTGCCAAGGGAGAGGCGTTGGTGTGTAGGGCTTTTAATCATTTTATTCTGGTCAATCTGTTTGCTGAACATTATGATCCGAATAAAGCGGAAAATATGCTGGGTATTCCGTACAACACGAAACCGGAGACACAGGCTATTGTTTACTATACCCGTGATAACTTGAAGCGTGTGTACGAATTGATTGAGGAGGATCTGACAAAAGGGTTGCCTTTGTTGAAAGACGAAACTTACGAGGTCCCGAAGTATCATTTTACAAAAGCGGCAGCCTCTGCTTTTGCAGCTCGTTTCTATCAATACAAGGGGGATTGGGATAAGGTGATAGAGTATACTTCTAACGTGTTGGGGGCTAATCCACAGAAAAAACTACGTGATTTGCGGCATATCAAGAATCGCTCGGACAAGGATGCTTATCAACAGGATTATTTCTACGGGGAACATGCTTCTACTTTATTGATGGTATCGGCTATAAGTTGGTGGGCTCGTGATAATTATTCTACCAGCTTGCGTTTCGGAATGACGCGTGATATTTACACGGATTTGTATTACAACAAGAACATTTGTGGAACATCGGGAAGTTCGGCAACTTTCTATATTACTTCTACTTATACTCCTTCCGATGCGGCACAGATGCGTAAGTTCAAGGAGTTGTTTAAATATAATTCCGTGGGATCGACAACCGGTAAAGGCTATGCGGTGGGATGTTTATTGAGTACGGAGGAGGCTTTGTTGAATCGGGCTGAGGCCTATATCATGAAACATGAGTTCGATTTGGCCTTGGAAGATATTAATTTGTTACTTAGTGAAAGAATATGGGTGAATAAGAATGACGTGGATGCAGACTTTACGGCTTATCGGGTGAATTTGGCAAAGATTAAAGCTTTTTATGATGATAACGAGAAATATCCGGATTTGGCTCCTTT
Proteins encoded in this region:
- a CDS encoding RagB/SusD family nutrient uptake outer membrane protein produces the protein MKTNILTGGLMMMLAASCNSFLDVVPDNRTLLDSPDAVKEVLVSAYPQAHYYHICEVMSDNAQERKVSSTHSRATLNKQMYYWDDGTETSQDNPVYVWTNYYEAIAASNMALEAIEEAGDTDEYSTAKGEALVCRAFNHFILVNLFAEHYDPNKAENMLGIPYNTKPETQAIVYYTRDNLKRVYELIEEDLTKGLPLLKDETYEVPKYHFTKAAASAFAARFYQYKGDWDKVIEYTSNVLGANPQKKLRDLRHIKNRSDKDAYQQDYFYGEHASTLLMVSAISWWARDNYSTSLRFGMTRDIYTDLYYNKNICGTSGSSATFYITSTYTPSDAAQMRKFKELFKYNSVGSTTGKGYAVGCLLSTEEALLNRAEAYIMKHEFDLALEDINLLLSERIWVNKNDVDADFTAYRVNLAKIKAFYDDNEKYPDLAPFYASEIDEDQMSLLKCVVDWRRREFMQEGLRWFDIKRFHLPVVHEFKFTGDPAITLTGDDLRRAIQIPTEAQGFGVEPNPR